A stretch of the Musa acuminata AAA Group cultivar baxijiao chromosome BXJ2-7, Cavendish_Baxijiao_AAA, whole genome shotgun sequence genome encodes the following:
- the LOC103991843 gene encoding vacuolar iron transporter 1: MAPEESWEVNGTSTTPSTAEKLLVHHKENHFTAGEVVRDVILGVSDGLTVPFALAAGLSGANAPSSLILTAGLAEVAAGAISMGLGGYLAAKSEADHYMRELKREQEEILTVPDIEAAEIGEILAQYGLEPHEYSPVVNALRNNPQAWLDFMMKFELGLEKPDPKRALQSALTIALSYVVGGLVPLLPYVFIPIAQKAMLTSIGVTLAALLFFGYVKGQFTGNYPLSSAVQTAFIGALASAAAYAMAKVVQST; the protein is encoded by the exons ATGGCGCCTGAAGAGTCATGGGAAGTCAACGGCACCTCAACGACGCCGTCGACGGCCGAGAAGCTGTTGGTGCACCACAAGGAGAACCACTTCACCGCGGGAGAGGTGGTGCGGGACGTCATCTTAGGGGTCTCCGACGGCCTCACCGTCCCCTTTGCTCTCGCCGCCGGCCTCTCCGGCGCCAACGCCCCTTCCTCCCTCATCCTCACCGCAGGCCTCGCCGAGGTCGCTGCCGGTGCCATCTCCATGGGCCTCGGCGG GTATTTGGCGGCGAAGAGCGAGGCGGACCATTACATGCGGGAGCTGAAGCGGGAGCAAGAGGAGATCCTTACGGTTCCCGACATCG AGGCAGCAGAGATCGGGGAAATACTCGCGCAGTACGGGCTGGAGCCGCACGAATACAGCCCCGTGGTGAACGCGCTGCGGAACAACCCACAGGCTTGGCTTGatttcatgatgaa atttgagctTGGATTAGAGAAGCCAGACCCAAAGAGGGCACTGCAGAGTGCTCTAACGATTGCTCTCTCCTACGTCGTGGGCGGACTGGTGCCCCTTTTGCCATACGTGTTCATCCCCATCGCCCAGAAGGCCATGTTGACGTCCATCGGCGTCACCCTCGCGGCGCTGCTCTTCTTCGGCTACGTCAAGGGCCAGTTCACCGGGAACTACCCTCTCTCCAGCGCCGTCCAAACCGCTTTCATCGGTGCTCTCGCGTCCGCCGCGGCCTACGCCATGGCAAAAGTAGTCCAATCCACCTGA
- the LOC135617096 gene encoding protein trichome birefringence-like 14 isoform X1, with the protein MQGMNINTVRGNKISLALIILICTTLVIWACNKVAILGIPHEQLDILYPVVPLRRSMNSTDGPNQHQSADEDLSVVEKVEINPSKETKPNLSLSSIGSPARNLSREGGLDTERKTIPLMNVCNYAKGKWVADNRRPLYSGHGCKQWLSPMWACRLMKRTDFSYESFRWQPQGCEMPEFSGSKFLKRMQNRTIALVGDSLGRQQFQSLMCMITGGRKNPRVKDVGKEYGFTKARNAVRPSGWAYRFPETNTTILYHWSASLCELEPLNVSDPATNYAMHLDRPANFLRKYLHRFDVLVLNTGHHWNREKFRANGWEMYVDGKKNTKAKLAALGDAKNLTIHNVIKWLDSRLPHLPHLKAFLRASSPRHFVNGEWNSGGSCDNTVPLSVGSEVSQDGSGDPVAEAAVRGTEVKLLDITALSLLRDEGHISRYGIKASQGRHDCLHWCLPGVPDTWNEILYSQI; encoded by the exons ATGCAAGGTATGAACATAAACACTGTCAGAGGCAATAAAATCTCTCTTGCTCTTATTATTCTCATATGCACAACTCTTGTAATCTGGGCATGCAATAAAGTTGCAATACTTGGTATTCCTCATGAACAGCTTGATATTCTTTATCCTG TGGTTCCTCTCAGGCGTTCCATGAACTCGACGGATGGTCCAAATCAGCACCAATCTGCAGATGAAGACTTATCTGTTGTAGAAAAGGTGGAAATTAACCCATCTAAAGAAACAAAACCTAATCTTAGTCTTTCATCAATTGGTTCTCCGGCAAGAAACTTATCTAGAGAGGGAGGATTGGATACTGAACGTAAAACGATTCCTTTGATGAATG TCTGTAATTATGCAAAGGGGAAGTGGGTTGCAGACAACAGGAGACCTTTATATTCTGGTCATGGATGCAAGCAATGGCTGTCACCCATGTGGGCATGCAGGTTGATGAAACGTACTGATTTCTCCTATGAGAGTTTTCGATGGCAACCACAAGGTTGTGAGATGCCCGAATTTTCTGGAAGCAAATTCCTAAAAAG AATGCAGAACAGAACAATTGCTCTGGTAGGGGATTCTTTGGGAAGACAACAATTTCAATCGCTGATGTGCATGATCACTGGTGGGAGAAAAAATCCCAGAGTAAAAGATGTCGGAAAGGAGTATGGATTTACTAAAGCGCGCAACGCTGTCAGACCCAGTGGTTGGGCTTATCGGTTTCCAGAAACCAATACCACAATTTTGTATCACTGGTCTGCAAGTTTATGTGAATTGGAGCCTCTGAATGTTTCAGATCCAGCTACCAATTACGCCATGCATCTTGACCGACCTGCAAATTTTTTGAGGAAGTATCTTCATCGGTTTGATGTGCTCGTACTCAACACCGGACACCACTGGAACAGAGAGAAGTTTAGAGCTAATGGATGGGAGATGTACGTTGATGGAAAGAAAAATACTAAAGCAAAGCTTGCAGCGCTGGGAGATGCGAAAAATCTGACCATCCACAATGTTATCAAGTGGCTCGATTCACGACTTCCACATCTTCCACATCTAAAGGCTTTTCTAAGGGCATCATCTCCCAGGCATTTTGTCAATGGAGAATGGAATTCTGGGGGAAGCTGCGATAACACTGTTCCATTGTCTGTGGGGAGTGAGGTTTCACAGGATGGTTCCGGTGACCCAGTTGCTGAGGCCGCAGTGAGAGGAACAGAAGTAAAACTTTTGGACATCACTGCATTGTCACTGTTGAGAGACGAGGGACACATATCCAGGTACGGTATAAAAGCCTCACAAGGTAGGCATGATTGCTTGCACTGGTGCCTTCCAGGTGTTCCTGATACGTGGAATGAAATACTTTATTCACAGATATAG
- the LOC135617096 gene encoding protein trichome birefringence-like 16 isoform X2: protein MQVVPLRRSMNSTDGPNQHQSADEDLSVVEKVEINPSKETKPNLSLSSIGSPARNLSREGGLDTERKTIPLMNVCNYAKGKWVADNRRPLYSGHGCKQWLSPMWACRLMKRTDFSYESFRWQPQGCEMPEFSGSKFLKRMQNRTIALVGDSLGRQQFQSLMCMITGGRKNPRVKDVGKEYGFTKARNAVRPSGWAYRFPETNTTILYHWSASLCELEPLNVSDPATNYAMHLDRPANFLRKYLHRFDVLVLNTGHHWNREKFRANGWEMYVDGKKNTKAKLAALGDAKNLTIHNVIKWLDSRLPHLPHLKAFLRASSPRHFVNGEWNSGGSCDNTVPLSVGSEVSQDGSGDPVAEAAVRGTEVKLLDITALSLLRDEGHISRYGIKASQGRHDCLHWCLPGVPDTWNEILYSQI, encoded by the exons ATGCAAG TGGTTCCTCTCAGGCGTTCCATGAACTCGACGGATGGTCCAAATCAGCACCAATCTGCAGATGAAGACTTATCTGTTGTAGAAAAGGTGGAAATTAACCCATCTAAAGAAACAAAACCTAATCTTAGTCTTTCATCAATTGGTTCTCCGGCAAGAAACTTATCTAGAGAGGGAGGATTGGATACTGAACGTAAAACGATTCCTTTGATGAATG TCTGTAATTATGCAAAGGGGAAGTGGGTTGCAGACAACAGGAGACCTTTATATTCTGGTCATGGATGCAAGCAATGGCTGTCACCCATGTGGGCATGCAGGTTGATGAAACGTACTGATTTCTCCTATGAGAGTTTTCGATGGCAACCACAAGGTTGTGAGATGCCCGAATTTTCTGGAAGCAAATTCCTAAAAAG AATGCAGAACAGAACAATTGCTCTGGTAGGGGATTCTTTGGGAAGACAACAATTTCAATCGCTGATGTGCATGATCACTGGTGGGAGAAAAAATCCCAGAGTAAAAGATGTCGGAAAGGAGTATGGATTTACTAAAGCGCGCAACGCTGTCAGACCCAGTGGTTGGGCTTATCGGTTTCCAGAAACCAATACCACAATTTTGTATCACTGGTCTGCAAGTTTATGTGAATTGGAGCCTCTGAATGTTTCAGATCCAGCTACCAATTACGCCATGCATCTTGACCGACCTGCAAATTTTTTGAGGAAGTATCTTCATCGGTTTGATGTGCTCGTACTCAACACCGGACACCACTGGAACAGAGAGAAGTTTAGAGCTAATGGATGGGAGATGTACGTTGATGGAAAGAAAAATACTAAAGCAAAGCTTGCAGCGCTGGGAGATGCGAAAAATCTGACCATCCACAATGTTATCAAGTGGCTCGATTCACGACTTCCACATCTTCCACATCTAAAGGCTTTTCTAAGGGCATCATCTCCCAGGCATTTTGTCAATGGAGAATGGAATTCTGGGGGAAGCTGCGATAACACTGTTCCATTGTCTGTGGGGAGTGAGGTTTCACAGGATGGTTCCGGTGACCCAGTTGCTGAGGCCGCAGTGAGAGGAACAGAAGTAAAACTTTTGGACATCACTGCATTGTCACTGTTGAGAGACGAGGGACACATATCCAGGTACGGTATAAAAGCCTCACAAGGTAGGCATGATTGCTTGCACTGGTGCCTTCCAGGTGTTCCTGATACGTGGAATGAAATACTTTATTCACAGATATAG
- the LOC135617096 gene encoding protein trichome birefringence-like 16 isoform X3, whose amino-acid sequence MNSTDGPNQHQSADEDLSVVEKVEINPSKETKPNLSLSSIGSPARNLSREGGLDTERKTIPLMNVCNYAKGKWVADNRRPLYSGHGCKQWLSPMWACRLMKRTDFSYESFRWQPQGCEMPEFSGSKFLKRMQNRTIALVGDSLGRQQFQSLMCMITGGRKNPRVKDVGKEYGFTKARNAVRPSGWAYRFPETNTTILYHWSASLCELEPLNVSDPATNYAMHLDRPANFLRKYLHRFDVLVLNTGHHWNREKFRANGWEMYVDGKKNTKAKLAALGDAKNLTIHNVIKWLDSRLPHLPHLKAFLRASSPRHFVNGEWNSGGSCDNTVPLSVGSEVSQDGSGDPVAEAAVRGTEVKLLDITALSLLRDEGHISRYGIKASQGRHDCLHWCLPGVPDTWNEILYSQI is encoded by the exons ATGAACTCGACGGATGGTCCAAATCAGCACCAATCTGCAGATGAAGACTTATCTGTTGTAGAAAAGGTGGAAATTAACCCATCTAAAGAAACAAAACCTAATCTTAGTCTTTCATCAATTGGTTCTCCGGCAAGAAACTTATCTAGAGAGGGAGGATTGGATACTGAACGTAAAACGATTCCTTTGATGAATG TCTGTAATTATGCAAAGGGGAAGTGGGTTGCAGACAACAGGAGACCTTTATATTCTGGTCATGGATGCAAGCAATGGCTGTCACCCATGTGGGCATGCAGGTTGATGAAACGTACTGATTTCTCCTATGAGAGTTTTCGATGGCAACCACAAGGTTGTGAGATGCCCGAATTTTCTGGAAGCAAATTCCTAAAAAG AATGCAGAACAGAACAATTGCTCTGGTAGGGGATTCTTTGGGAAGACAACAATTTCAATCGCTGATGTGCATGATCACTGGTGGGAGAAAAAATCCCAGAGTAAAAGATGTCGGAAAGGAGTATGGATTTACTAAAGCGCGCAACGCTGTCAGACCCAGTGGTTGGGCTTATCGGTTTCCAGAAACCAATACCACAATTTTGTATCACTGGTCTGCAAGTTTATGTGAATTGGAGCCTCTGAATGTTTCAGATCCAGCTACCAATTACGCCATGCATCTTGACCGACCTGCAAATTTTTTGAGGAAGTATCTTCATCGGTTTGATGTGCTCGTACTCAACACCGGACACCACTGGAACAGAGAGAAGTTTAGAGCTAATGGATGGGAGATGTACGTTGATGGAAAGAAAAATACTAAAGCAAAGCTTGCAGCGCTGGGAGATGCGAAAAATCTGACCATCCACAATGTTATCAAGTGGCTCGATTCACGACTTCCACATCTTCCACATCTAAAGGCTTTTCTAAGGGCATCATCTCCCAGGCATTTTGTCAATGGAGAATGGAATTCTGGGGGAAGCTGCGATAACACTGTTCCATTGTCTGTGGGGAGTGAGGTTTCACAGGATGGTTCCGGTGACCCAGTTGCTGAGGCCGCAGTGAGAGGAACAGAAGTAAAACTTTTGGACATCACTGCATTGTCACTGTTGAGAGACGAGGGACACATATCCAGGTACGGTATAAAAGCCTCACAAGGTAGGCATGATTGCTTGCACTGGTGCCTTCCAGGTGTTCCTGATACGTGGAATGAAATACTTTATTCACAGATATAG
- the LOC135617098 gene encoding uncharacterized protein LOC135617098: MLMSGFCVARGVARRAADDEMALVRAAAWAWYQQGSGKVVRESDDGRRVGVDAARNMPRPSRYKLEALAASKACPVISLLDVYDVEWITRELDRVTMASRSSTGGGDRHRRGAKDAAALEGMRRARGSWARHAVDICWSKGAVVEEAALSPRRWRQTPTTPVSKEVKQRFRGKGGGGHWESDKV; the protein is encoded by the exons ATGCTGATGTCTGGTTTCTGTGTCGCACGGGGAGTGGCG CGGAGGGCGGCGGATGACGAGATGGCGTTGGTGAGGGCGGCAGCGTGGGCCTGGTACCAGCAGGGATCCGGAAAGGTCGTCCGGGAGTCCGACGACGGCCGGCGAGTCGGCGTCGATGCCGCCCGAAACATGCCTCGGCCGTCCCGCTACAAGCTAGAGGCGCTCGCCGCTTCAAAAGCCTGCCCGGTCATCTCCTTGCTCGACGTCTACGATGTCGAATGGATCACGAGGGAGCTGGATCGTGTCACCATGGCGAGCAGAAGCAGCACGGGAGGTGGAGACCGGCACCGGCGGGGTGCGAAGGACGCGGCTGCGTTGGAGGGGATGAGGAGGGCGAGAGGATCCTGGGCGCGGCATGCGGTGGATATATGCTGGTCGAAAGGGGCCGTAGTGGAGGAGGCAGCACTGTCTCCGCGCCGGTGGAGACAGACGCCGACGACTCCGGTGTCAAAGGAGGTCAAGCAGCGGTTCCGTGGGAAAGGAGGAGGCGGCCACTGGGAGTCAGATAAGGTGTAA
- the LOC135617099 gene encoding NF-X1-type zinc finger protein NFXL1-like: MRPDTADNSHHQHHHRNDHRPASGSSGGRIHHRPIFSGGNRQEWVPRGSAPSAAASTAAPAAANPIRPTAPAAAGPAHRHRPRQAHIPRPSLPPTVAAPSDDASDPSLPRLVQEIQDKLARGVVECMICYDMVRRSAPIWSCSSCYSIFHLHCIRKWARSPTSSDAPSASVDGSGDRAGWRCPGCQSVQSVLAKDLAYSCFCGSRGDPPNDLYLTPHSCGGPCRKPLDRTPAVPDADNDESRCPHVCVLQCHPGPCPPCKAFAPRRPCPCGKKTIVRRCSDRESPLTCGQQCDRLLSCGRHRCERICHTGACSPCRVLVTASCFCNKKIEIVLCGDMVVKGDVQTIGDGVFSCNSICGRVLSCGNHFCGEKCHPGPCGECELLPEKIKSCYCGKTKLENGRKSCLDPIPTCSGLCEKVLSCGIHRCKEICHEGDCPPCMVLVDQKCQCRSSNRTVECYKVSRDAEIFVCDKSCGKKKNCGRHRCNERCCPLSRPGGELLGSDWDPHLCSMPCGKRLRCGQHSCQLLCHSGHCPPCLETTFTDLMCACGKTSIPPPVPCGTPAPSCPHPCLVPQPCGHPASHTCHFGDCPPCSVPVAKECVGGHVLLRNIPCGSKDIRCNQLCGKTRQCGIHACGRTCHPPPCDASFASGSGSGAKSSCGQVCGAPRRDCKHTCSAPCHPSEPCPDLRCDFPVTITCSCGRITTSVPCSAGGSSGGFHVDTVLEASILQKLHVPLQPVEANVKKIPLGQRKLSCDDECAKMERKRVLAEAFDITPPNLDALHFGENSTASELLSDLFRREPKWALAVEERFKFLVLGKTKGASGGLKVHVFCPMLKEKRDAIRHIAERWKLAVQAAGWEPKRFLVVHVTPKSRPPARILGFKPGVPITAQPPAFDPLVDMEPRLVVSMLDLPRDADISALVLRFGGECELVWLNDKNALAVFGDPARAATALRRLDHGSVYQGAAVVSGLPVLNAWGTGPKEGGVASKGSNSWKKVVSSESDSWGGEWSSSGADATVPSWKPTEAAPISTSSNPWSVLDCDTTMNSVSTESGADRIMISGVKGGSPETDGVVSTEQGAAVGKVEMHEEVDDWEEAYE; encoded by the coding sequence ATGCGGCCAGACACTGCCGATAACAGCCACCACCAACACCATCACCGCAACGACCATAGGCCAGCCTCCGGCTCTTCCGGAGGCCGCATCCACCACCGGCCCATCTTTTCTGGCGGGAACCGCCAGGAGTGGGTCCCCCGTGGTTCCGCTCCTTCTGCAGCTGCCTCCAccgccgcccccgccgccgccaACCCCATCCGTCCCACTGCTCCGGCAGCGGCCGGACCTGCCCACCGACATCGGCCCCGCCAGGCCCATATCCCCCGGCCTTCTCTGCCGCCAACCGTTGCGGCTCCTTCGGATGACGCATCGGATCCCTCTCTACCGCGGCTGGTCCAGGAGATCCAGGACAAGCTGGCGAGGGGGGTGGTTGAGTGCATGATCTGCTACGATATGGTGCGGCGCTCGGCCCCGATCTGGTCGTGTTCCAGCTGCTATTCCATTTTCCACCTTCACTGCATTCGGAAGTGGGCCCGCTCCCCTACATCCTCCGATGCCCCATCCGCCTCAGTAGACGGAAGTGGCGACCGCGCCGGATGGCGGTGCCCCGGATGCCAGTCGGTACAATCCGTCCTCGCCAAGGATCTCGCCTACAGTTGCTTCTGTGGCAGCCGAGGGGATCCGCCGAACGATCTCTACCTCACCCCCCACTCCTGCGGTGGACCCTGCAGGAAACCTCTCGACCGGACTCCAGCGGTTCCCGATGCTGATAATGATGAGTCCCGTTGTCCCCATGTGTGTGTTCTTCAGTGCCATCCTGGGCCGTGCCCACCGTGCAAGGCCTTTGCCCCACGTCGGCCGTGCCCCTGCGGCAAGAAGACGATCGTCCGGCGGTGCTCCGATCGAGAAAGTCCCTTGACCTGCGGGCAGCAGTGTGATCGTCTCCTTTCTTGTGGCCGTCACAGGTGTGAACGGATTTGCCACACCGGCGCTTGCAGCCCCTGCCGGGTACTTGTCACAGCTTCTTGCTTCTGTAATAAGAAGATCGAGATCGTTCTTTGTGGTGATATGGTGGTGAAGGGTGATGTCCAAACTATTGGAGATGGGGTATTCTCTTGCAATTCTATCTGTGGTCGAGTTCTTTCTTGTGGGAACCATTTCTGCGGAGAGAAATGCCATCCGGGGCCCTGTGGTGAGTGCGAGTTACTGCCTGAGAAGATCAAAAGTTGTTATTGTGGAAAGACCAAATTGGAGAATGGAAGGAAGAGTTGCCTGGATCCGATTCCTACTTGTTCTGGACTTTGTGAAAAGGTCCTTTCTTGTGGGATCCATAGGTGCAAAGAGATTTGTCATGAGGGAGATTGCCCTCCTTGTATGGTACTGGTCGATCAGAAATGCCAGTGTCGATCCTCAAATCGGACAGTGGAGTGTTACAAGGTTTCCAGGGACGCAGAAATTTTTGTTTGTGATAAGTCCTGTGGTAAGAAAAAGAATTGTGGGAGGCACCGGTGCAATGAGCGTTGCTGTCCTCTCTCTAGACCTGGTGGGGAGCTCTTAGGCAGCGATTGGGACCCCCACTTGTGCTCCATGCCTTGTGGAAAGAGGCTCCGGTGTGGGCAACATTCTTGCCAGTTGCTGTGCCATAGCGGGCACTGTCCGCCATGTCTTGAAACCACATTCACTGATCTCATGTGTGCTTGCGGAAAGACATCAATCCCACCACCAGTTCCCTGTGGTACCCCGGCACCATCGTGCCCCCATCCTTGCTTGGTTCCCCAACCATGTGGCCATCCTGCTTCCCACACCTGCCATTTTGGGGATTGTCCTCCATGCTCAGTGCCAGTTGCAAAGGAATGTGTTGGAGGGCATGTGTTGTTGAGGAACATACCATGTGGATCCAAGGATATCAGGTGCAATCAACTCTGTGGCAAGACTCGGCAATGTGGGATTCATGCTTGTGGTAGGACTTGTCATCCTCCTCCATGTGATGCTTCGTTTGCTTCAGGGTCTGGTTCTGGTGCGAAGTCTTCTTGTGGGCAGGTCTGTGGTGCGCCGAGGAGAGATTGCAAGCACACTTGCAGTGCTCCATGTCATCCTTCAGAGCCTTGCCCTGATCTTAGGTGTGACTTCCCAGTCACAATAACTTGTTCTTGTGGCCGTATTACCACTAGTGTGCCTTGCAGTGCTGGAGGCAGCAGCGGTGGGTTTCATGTGGACACTGTGCTAGAAGCATCTATCCTTCAGAAGCTTCATGTTCCGTTGCAGCCAGTGGAAGCCAATGTGAAGAAGATCCCTCTTGGCCAGAGGAAGCTTTCTTGTGATGATGAGTGTGCTAAGATGGAGAGGAAACGTGTCCTTGCAGAGGCATTTGACATAACTCCTCCTAATTTGGATGCTTTGCATTTTGGTGAGAATTCAACAGCCTCCGAATTGCTTTCTGACCTTTTCAGGCGGGAACCAAAGTGGGCGTTGGCTGTGGAGGAGAGATTCAAGTTCTTGGTGCTTGGAAAGACAAAAGGTGCATCGGGAGGTCTTAAGGTACATGTCTTTTGCCCCATGTTGAAAGAGAAGAGGGACGCAATTAGACACATAGCAGAGAGATGGAAACTTGCAGTCCAAGCAGCAGGATGGGAGCCAAAGCGATTTCTTGTAGTACATGTGACGCCCAAGTCTAGACCACCAGCTCGGATATTGGGCTTCAAGCCTGGTGTTCcaataactgctcaacctccggcTTTTGATCCTCTAGTCGACATGGAGCCTAGACTTGTAGTTTCAATGCTAGACTTGCCTAGGGACGCAGATATAAGTGCATTGGTGCTAAGATTTGGTGGGGAATGTGAGCTGGTATGGTTAAATGACAAGAATGCGTTAGCTGTTTTTGGTGACCCAGCAAGGGCTGCAACTGCACTGAGGCGGTTAGATCATGGATCAGTTTACCAGGGTGCGGCTGTGGTTTCTGGTCTTCCAGTGCTTAATGCATGGGGAACAGGACCTAAAGAGGGTGGAGTTGCTTCAAAAGGCAGCAATTCATGGAAGAAGGTTGTTTCCTCTGAATCAGATTCTTGGGGCGGGGAGTGGTCGTCTTCTGGGGCTGATGCCACAGTGCCTTCTTGGAAGCCGACGGAGGCTGCACCTATCTCGACTTCATCAAACCCATGGAGTGTTCTTGATTGCGATACAACTATGAATTCAGTGTCCACAGAATCAGGTGCTGACCGGATCATGATTTCTGGTGTGAAAGGTGGATCACCTGAAACAGATGGTGTGGTCTCTACCGAACAGGGTGCGGCTGTTGGTAAGGTAGAGATGCATGAAGAGGTGGATGACTGGGAAGAAGCCTATGAGTGA